The nucleotide sequence ATGCCGAACTGACAGAACAATTGCTCCATGCTTATTTTATTGAGGCTAAGAACGTTGGGAATTCCGACGTATTAGTGGACCTTGCTGAGAAAGTGGAACTTCCAAGGGAAGATGCACAAGCAATTTTGGCTTCGGAACGCTTTGCAGCCGAAGTGCAGACCGATGTTGAGGAAGCCCGCCAAATCGGCGTGCAAGGCGTACCGTTTTTCGTTATTAACCGAAAATATGCCATTTCCGGTGCCCAGCCGGTAGAAGCATTTGTGGATGCGTTGATCCAGATTGGAGAAGAAGAAGGGATCCGTCCCGCTTTAAAGCCATTGGGGAGAAAAAAAACTACTTATTGCACAGGAGACTCTTGTGACATGTGAGCAGAGAGGTGGATTTCCACTCTGCTTTTTGGTAAGATAATAATGTCTTGAAATCGAGAGTTGTAAAAATAGCATAAGAGGAGTTTTGTATTAAGATGAATGTATTAGTTGTTAAAGCGAATAACCGTCCGGCTTCTGAAGGTATCTCCAGCAAAATGCACGAAGTATTTATGAATGAAATTGATAAAGGGTTAAACATCCAAACCTTTGACGTATTTGAAGAAGATATGCCGTATTTCGGCCAGGACTTTTTCAATGCGATGCAAAAATCAGCTCAA is from Planococcus liqunii and encodes:
- a CDS encoding DsbA family oxidoreductase, which codes for MKIEIWSDYVCPFCYIGKRTLEQALKRSGYESQADISFKAYQLDPNTPVDSTVSTYESLAKKMGQTVEQAKEMTKGVAEHARTVGLEYKFDGMVEANTFAAHRLVKWAESLEKDAELTEQLLHAYFIEAKNVGNSDVLVDLAEKVELPREDAQAILASERFAAEVQTDVEEARQIGVQGVPFFVINRKYAISGAQPVEAFVDALIQIGEEEGIRPALKPLGRKKTTYCTGDSCDM